A window of the Parafrankia discariae genome harbors these coding sequences:
- a CDS encoding AAA family ATPase, with product MHLKSLTLRGFKSFASSTTLHLEPGITCVVGPNGSGKSNVVDAIAWVLGEQGAKALRGGTMSDVIFAGTPSRPALGRAEVLLTIDNADGALPIEYSEVTVGRLMFRSGESEYTINGTTCRLLDIQELMSDSGIGRELHVIVGQGQLDAVLHARPEDRRAFIEEAAGVLKHRKRKEKALRKLEAMAANLTRLTDLSAELRRQLGPLGRQAEIARKAGVIQAALRDARLRLLADDLATARSAIASDAADEDALRLRVAQTEKALADGQRREADLEARLAVVVPRAAAAAETWYGLASIRERLRGSRSLAAERSRLLGSAEEHRGGRDPEELEQEATAVREQELALTERLELDRETLEEVVARRSSLEEELAGEERALLAAAKAASDRREGIARLGGRVEAARSRAGAAEADIVRMTEALEAARARDAETAGSRSALDTELARIETARDEVAQRHSEAVAVHEAASERLEALRDAERAAERDRASWQARRDALELSLEPADGASALLRAAAGETTPTDAGTGATGGAEHGDGGDGAGAGAGGGGGAGSRKRRPGRGGRNDPRQAAPAQLPPLEPAVQIIGRLASFVTVAPGAQAAIAAALGPAADALLVGTPADALAALRWLRTADAGRAALVPADQANQLERAGQLDRADGTDRADGGGGTPRGLPVDRDPDLPAGAVPALDLVRVVDARYAPAVRELLADTVVADDLDVAGQVIAANSRARVVTRDGDVVGPRSAVGGSATPPSVLEIQTAADEADRGATEASARREAAREEMGPARAEVERARGAIDAALAERHAADARHRALSEHLVQIERTRGSAAGEISRLERSRLAAETARDQAYGALTELESQLAASSSEPDVGERPPAERDRLVAATSAVRAAEVEARLSVRTSEERARGLHGRADALMRAAANERAARAAAARRREVRERQSAIAAALADAAGVALDALEGSLAAATTERETAEAVRRETEAELGTVREQTRGQATELAALRDAAHRDELARAEKRLRVETLEAKTLEEHGVAADDLIAEFGPGVPVPPDEPDGVPTPFDRAEQVARAAHAEKQLARLGRINPLALEEFAALQERAAFLSTQLDDLKSTRRDLLLVVDEVDARVREVFETAFADTAREFEVVFATLFPGGEGRLVLTDPDDMLTTGIEVEARPPGKKVKRLSLLSGGERSLTALALLLAIFRARPSPFYVLDEVEAALDDRNLGRLLNAVEGLRQKSQLIIITHQKRTMEIADALYGVSMRGDGVTTVISQRLRQRASA from the coding sequence GTGCATCTCAAGAGCCTCACCCTGCGGGGTTTCAAGTCGTTCGCGAGCTCGACCACCTTGCATCTCGAGCCCGGCATCACCTGTGTCGTGGGTCCCAACGGCTCGGGCAAGAGCAACGTCGTCGACGCGATCGCCTGGGTGCTGGGCGAGCAGGGTGCCAAAGCCCTGCGCGGCGGCACCATGTCGGACGTCATCTTCGCCGGCACGCCGTCCCGTCCCGCGCTCGGCCGCGCCGAGGTGCTGCTGACGATCGACAATGCCGACGGCGCGCTGCCGATCGAGTACTCCGAGGTCACCGTCGGCCGGTTGATGTTCCGCAGTGGTGAGAGCGAATACACCATCAATGGCACCACCTGCCGACTCCTGGACATCCAGGAGTTGATGAGCGATTCCGGCATCGGCCGCGAGCTTCACGTGATCGTCGGCCAGGGGCAGCTCGACGCGGTCCTGCATGCCCGGCCGGAGGACCGCCGCGCCTTCATCGAGGAGGCGGCCGGTGTCCTGAAACATCGCAAGCGCAAGGAAAAAGCCCTCCGCAAGCTCGAGGCGATGGCCGCGAACCTCACCCGCCTCACCGACCTGTCCGCTGAGCTGCGGCGTCAGCTCGGGCCGCTCGGCCGCCAGGCGGAGATCGCGCGCAAGGCCGGTGTGATCCAGGCGGCGCTGCGTGATGCCCGCCTCCGGCTGCTCGCGGACGATCTGGCCACCGCCCGTTCGGCGATCGCCTCCGACGCGGCGGACGAGGACGCACTGCGGCTGCGAGTCGCCCAGACGGAGAAGGCGCTCGCCGACGGGCAGCGCCGGGAGGCAGACCTGGAGGCGCGGCTGGCCGTGGTCGTCCCGCGGGCGGCGGCGGCGGCCGAGACCTGGTACGGCCTGGCCTCGATCCGGGAACGCCTGCGCGGAAGCAGGTCGCTCGCCGCCGAGCGCTCCCGCCTGTTGGGCTCGGCGGAGGAGCACCGTGGCGGCCGAGACCCGGAGGAGCTGGAGCAGGAGGCGACGGCCGTCCGGGAGCAGGAGCTCGCGCTCACCGAACGTCTCGAGCTGGACCGGGAGACCCTGGAGGAGGTCGTCGCCCGCCGGAGCTCGCTGGAGGAGGAGCTCGCGGGGGAAGAGAGGGCGCTTCTCGCCGCCGCGAAGGCGGCTTCGGACCGTCGGGAGGGAATCGCGCGGCTCGGCGGGCGGGTGGAGGCCGCGAGGTCCCGCGCGGGGGCCGCCGAGGCGGACATCGTGCGGATGACCGAGGCGCTGGAGGCCGCCCGGGCCCGGGACGCCGAGACGGCCGGGTCCCGCTCCGCGCTCGACACCGAGCTCGCGCGGATCGAGACCGCCCGCGACGAGGTCGCGCAGCGGCACAGCGAGGCCGTCGCCGTCCACGAGGCGGCGAGCGAGCGCCTTGAGGCCCTGCGGGACGCCGAGCGGGCGGCGGAGCGTGACCGTGCCTCCTGGCAGGCCCGCCGCGACGCGCTGGAGCTCTCCCTCGAACCGGCGGACGGTGCGAGCGCCCTGCTGCGCGCGGCGGCGGGGGAGACGACACCAACCGACGCCGGTACGGGAGCCACCGGAGGCGCCGAACACGGCGACGGGGGCGACGGCGCGGGCGCAGGGGCTGGGGGTGGCGGTGGGGCCGGTAGCCGCAAGCGCCGTCCGGGCCGCGGCGGCCGGAACGACCCACGGCAGGCCGCCCCGGCCCAGCTTCCGCCGCTCGAGCCCGCGGTTCAGATCATCGGCCGGCTCGCCAGCTTCGTCACCGTCGCCCCGGGGGCACAGGCGGCGATCGCCGCGGCCCTGGGTCCCGCCGCCGACGCGCTGCTCGTCGGCACTCCGGCCGACGCGCTGGCCGCCCTGCGCTGGCTGCGCACCGCCGACGCCGGCCGGGCCGCCCTCGTCCCGGCCGACCAGGCGAACCAGCTGGAGCGGGCTGGCCAGCTGGACCGGGCTGACGGGACGGACCGGGCTGACGGGGGCGGTGGTACCCCGCGGGGGCTGCCCGTGGACCGCGACCCGGATCTGCCTGCCGGCGCCGTGCCCGCGCTGGACCTGGTCAGGGTGGTCGACGCCCGGTACGCGCCCGCGGTGCGGGAACTGCTCGCCGACACGGTCGTCGCCGACGATCTCGACGTCGCCGGGCAGGTGATCGCGGCCAACTCCCGGGCCCGGGTCGTCACCCGGGACGGGGACGTCGTCGGGCCCCGGTCGGCGGTCGGTGGCAGCGCCACGCCGCCGTCGGTGCTGGAGATTCAGACCGCCGCGGACGAGGCCGACCGCGGCGCGACCGAGGCGTCCGCCCGCCGGGAGGCGGCCCGCGAGGAGATGGGCCCCGCACGGGCCGAGGTCGAGCGGGCCCGCGGCGCCATCGACGCCGCGCTCGCCGAGCGCCATGCCGCCGACGCGCGGCACCGGGCTCTGTCCGAGCACCTGGTCCAGATCGAGCGGACCAGGGGCTCCGCCGCCGGCGAGATCAGCCGGCTCGAGCGGTCCAGGCTCGCCGCGGAGACGGCCCGCGACCAGGCGTACGGAGCGCTCACCGAGCTGGAGTCGCAGCTGGCGGCGAGCTCGTCCGAACCGGACGTGGGCGAGCGACCGCCGGCGGAGCGCGACCGGCTGGTCGCGGCGACCTCCGCGGTCCGCGCGGCGGAGGTCGAGGCCAGGCTGTCGGTGCGTACCAGCGAGGAGCGTGCCCGCGGCCTGCACGGCCGGGCCGACGCGCTCATGCGCGCGGCGGCCAACGAGCGGGCCGCCCGGGCCGCGGCGGCCCGGCGCCGGGAGGTCCGCGAGCGCCAGTCCGCGATCGCGGCCGCGCTGGCCGACGCCGCCGGCGTCGCGCTGGACGCGCTGGAGGGGTCGCTCGCCGCCGCCACGACCGAGCGGGAGACGGCCGAGGCGGTCCGGCGCGAGACCGAGGCCGAGCTCGGCACGGTGCGCGAGCAGACGCGGGGCCAGGCGACCGAGCTGGCCGCGCTGCGCGACGCGGCGCACCGCGACGAGCTGGCACGGGCGGAGAAGCGCCTGCGGGTCGAGACCCTGGAGGCGAAGACCCTCGAGGAGCACGGCGTCGCGGCGGACGACCTGATCGCCGAGTTCGGCCCGGGTGTCCCGGTGCCGCCCGACGAGCCGGACGGCGTGCCGACGCCGTTCGACCGGGCCGAGCAGGTGGCCCGGGCGGCCCACGCGGAGAAGCAGCTCGCCCGGCTCGGCAGGATCAACCCGCTGGCCCTGGAGGAGTTCGCCGCGCTCCAGGAGCGGGCCGCCTTCCTCTCCACCCAGCTGGACGACCTGAAGAGCACCCGACGCGATCTCCTGCTGGTGGTCGACGAGGTCGACGCACGGGTGCGGGAGGTGTTCGAGACGGCGTTCGCCGACACCGCGCGCGAGTTCGAGGTGGTCTTCGCCACGCTCTTCCCGGGCGGTGAGGGGCGCCTCGTCCTTACCGATCCGGACGACATGCTGACCACCGGGATCGAGGTCGAGGCGCGCCCGCCGGGCAAGAAGGTCAAGCGGCTGTCGCTGCTCTCCGGCGGGGAGCGCTCGCTCACCGCCCTCGCGCTGCTGCTCGCGATCTTCCGGGCCCGGCCCTCGCCGTTCTACGTCCTGGACGAGGTCGAGGCGGCGCTGGACGACCGGAACCTGGGCCGGCTGCTCAACGCAGTGGAGGGGCTGCGACAGAAGTCGCAGTTGATCATAATCACGCACCAGAAGCGCACGATGGAGATCGCCGACGCCCTCTACGGCGTGTCGATGCGCGGTGACGGCGTCACCACGGTGATCAGTCAACGGCTCCGTCAGCGCGCCTCCGCCTGA
- the ftsY gene encoding signal recognition particle-docking protein FtsY, whose translation MELVILIVVIAVVLVGMVGLVAGAALRSRPRRGGSRGADRPDAGGGPSARSGVATPTIPPNSPQTGAAPPVSPGRPGETVESAAGLAGPPAQAPVGADGAPVTGPEIVAPRIPVDVPAPAAGRMVRLRARLARSQNALGRGLLTLLSGDNLDEEAWEDVEATLLVADVGVTATAEMVEALRERTKVLGARTAADARTMLRDELLAQVGTTTDRSLRTSAADRPAVVLVVGVNGTGKTTTCGKIARLLVADGRSVVLGAADTFRAAAADQLETWGGRVGATTVRGAEGADPASVAFEAVKRGIDDGADTVLVDTAGRLHTKVGLMDELTKIKRVVGKQSPVDEVLLVLDSTTGQNALVQARVFTEAVDITGVVLTKLDGTAKGGIVIAVQRELGVPVKLIGLGEGPDDLAPFEPEAFVDALLGEPA comes from the coding sequence GTGGAGCTGGTCATCCTCATCGTCGTGATCGCCGTGGTCCTGGTCGGCATGGTCGGCCTCGTGGCCGGCGCCGCCCTGCGCTCACGCCCCCGCCGGGGCGGTTCGCGGGGCGCGGACCGGCCGGACGCGGGGGGTGGGCCGTCCGCGCGGTCGGGCGTCGCCACCCCGACGATCCCACCGAACTCCCCGCAGACCGGCGCGGCCCCACCCGTCTCGCCGGGCCGGCCCGGCGAGACGGTGGAGTCGGCGGCCGGCCTGGCCGGGCCGCCCGCTCAGGCCCCGGTGGGCGCGGACGGCGCGCCGGTCACCGGGCCCGAGATCGTCGCCCCGCGGATCCCGGTCGACGTGCCCGCGCCCGCGGCGGGCCGGATGGTACGGCTGCGTGCCCGGCTCGCCCGTTCGCAGAACGCGCTCGGTCGCGGGCTGCTGACCCTACTGTCCGGGGACAACCTGGACGAGGAGGCGTGGGAGGACGTCGAGGCGACGCTGCTCGTCGCCGACGTCGGTGTCACCGCCACGGCCGAGATGGTCGAGGCGCTGCGCGAGCGCACCAAGGTGCTGGGTGCCCGCACGGCGGCCGACGCCCGGACGATGCTGCGCGACGAGCTGCTCGCCCAGGTCGGCACGACCACCGACCGGTCGCTGCGGACGTCCGCCGCCGACCGGCCCGCCGTGGTCCTCGTCGTCGGCGTGAACGGCACCGGAAAGACCACCACCTGCGGCAAGATCGCCCGCCTGCTCGTCGCGGACGGCCGTTCGGTCGTGCTGGGCGCGGCGGACACCTTCCGCGCGGCCGCCGCCGACCAGCTGGAGACCTGGGGCGGCCGGGTCGGGGCGACGACCGTGCGCGGCGCGGAGGGGGCGGACCCGGCGTCGGTCGCCTTCGAGGCTGTCAAGCGCGGGATCGACGACGGTGCCGACACCGTGCTCGTCGACACGGCCGGGCGGCTGCACACGAAGGTCGGCCTGATGGACGAGCTGACGAAGATCAAGCGGGTCGTCGGCAAGCAGAGCCCGGTGGACGAGGTACTCCTGGTCCTGGACTCCACCACGGGCCAGAACGCCCTGGTGCAGGCCCGGGTGTTCACCGAGGCGGTGGACATCACCGGCGTCGTCCTGACCAAGCTGGACGGCACGGCCAAGGGCGGGATCGTCATCGCCGTGCAGCGGGAGCTCGGCGTCCCGGTCAAGCTGATCGGCCTCGGTGAGGGCCCGGACGACCTGGCGCCCTTCGAGCCGGAGGCGTTCGTCGACGCGCTGCTGGGCGAGCCGGCCTGA
- the ffh gene encoding signal recognition particle protein, protein MFDTLSSRLDKVFTSLRGRGRLTDADIDATAREIRVALLEADVALPVVRGFVAAIRERARGAEVSASLNPAQQVIKIVNEELVGILGGGTTTLRFAKNPPTVILLAGLQGTGKTTLAGKLGHWLKAQGHTPLLVAADLQRPNAVNQLQVVGQRAGVEVFAPEPGNGVGDPVRVARDALAHARRHVFDVVVVDTAGRLGVDEELMRQAADIRDAVSPNEILFVLDAMIGQDAVSTAQAFADGVGFTGVVLTKLDGDARGGAALSVARVTGAPIMFASTGEALDDFDVFHPERMASRILGMGDMLTLIEQAEKAFEVEQAEAMAVKMANSEFTLEDFLEQMLTVRKMGPIGNLLGMLPGMGQIKDQLAQVDDRDLDRVVAIIRSMTPAERQDPKILQASRKARVARGSGVTVTEVNQLLDRFGEARKMMRQMAGGAGLPAGMARAKAAQARKAAKKGKGARRSGNPAARAAQAQERRDAPQGGPPALGPGGNGLEGMPDLSSLIQQGGFGGGGTPPRNPRPGR, encoded by the coding sequence GTGTTCGACACCCTTTCCAGCCGCCTCGACAAGGTCTTCACGTCGCTGCGTGGCAGGGGGCGGCTGACCGACGCCGACATCGACGCCACCGCCCGCGAGATCAGGGTGGCGTTGCTCGAGGCCGACGTCGCCCTGCCGGTCGTGCGTGGTTTTGTCGCCGCCATCCGGGAGCGGGCCCGCGGGGCCGAGGTGAGCGCCTCGCTCAACCCGGCACAGCAGGTCATAAAGATCGTCAACGAGGAGCTCGTCGGCATCCTCGGCGGCGGCACGACGACGCTGCGCTTCGCCAAGAACCCGCCGACCGTGATCCTGCTCGCCGGCCTGCAGGGAACCGGCAAGACGACTCTCGCGGGCAAGCTCGGGCACTGGCTCAAGGCCCAGGGCCACACCCCGCTGCTCGTCGCGGCCGACCTGCAGCGCCCGAACGCGGTGAACCAGCTCCAGGTCGTCGGCCAGCGGGCCGGGGTCGAGGTCTTCGCCCCGGAGCCGGGCAACGGCGTCGGTGACCCGGTGCGGGTCGCCCGTGACGCGCTGGCCCACGCCCGGCGGCACGTCTTCGACGTGGTGGTCGTCGACACGGCCGGCCGCCTCGGCGTCGACGAGGAGTTGATGCGCCAGGCCGCCGACATCCGCGACGCCGTCTCGCCGAACGAGATCCTCTTCGTCCTCGACGCGATGATCGGTCAGGACGCGGTCTCCACGGCCCAGGCCTTCGCCGACGGGGTCGGCTTCACCGGCGTCGTGCTGACCAAGCTCGACGGTGACGCGCGCGGTGGTGCCGCGCTCTCGGTCGCCCGGGTGACCGGCGCGCCGATCATGTTCGCCTCCACCGGTGAGGCCCTCGACGACTTCGACGTCTTCCATCCCGAGCGGATGGCCTCGCGCATCCTCGGCATGGGCGACATGCTCACGCTCATCGAGCAGGCCGAGAAGGCCTTCGAGGTCGAGCAGGCCGAGGCGATGGCCGTCAAGATGGCCAACTCGGAGTTCACGCTCGAGGACTTCCTCGAGCAGATGCTCACCGTCCGCAAGATGGGCCCGATCGGCAACCTGCTCGGGATGCTGCCCGGCATGGGCCAGATCAAGGACCAGCTCGCCCAGGTCGACGACCGAGACCTCGACCGGGTCGTCGCCATCATCCGGTCCATGACGCCGGCCGAGCGCCAGGACCCGAAGATCCTCCAGGCCTCCCGCAAGGCCCGGGTGGCGCGCGGGTCCGGCGTGACCGTCACCGAGGTCAACCAGCTGTTGGACCGCTTCGGTGAGGCGCGCAAGATGATGCGGCAGATGGCCGGTGGCGCCGGCCTGCCGGCGGGAATGGCGCGGGCGAAGGCGGCCCAGGCCCGCAAGGCGGCCAAGAAGGGCAAGGGCGCGCGGCGCAGCGGAAACCCCGCGGCGCGCGCCGCGCAGGCGCAGGAGCGCCGCGACGCCCCCCAGGGCGGCCCGCCGGCGCTCGGTCCCGGTGGCAACGGCCTGGAGGGCATGCCGGACCTGTCCTCGCTGATCCAGCAGGGCGGCTTCGGTGGCGGCGGCACCCCGCCGCGGAACCCTCGTCCAGGCCGCTGA
- the rpsP gene encoding 30S ribosomal protein S16 — translation MATKIKLQRLGKMREPHYRIVVADARTKRDGRVIEAIGQYHPKSDPSIIKVDPDRVGHWLSVGAQPTEPVLAILKVTGDWQKFKGLPAPPPMKVAAPKPDKREIFAEAARAAAAADDKPATTPKKAKKSAAADGAESAPAESAAGQ, via the coding sequence GTGGCAACAAAGATCAAACTTCAGCGCCTCGGCAAGATGCGCGAGCCGCACTACCGCATCGTCGTCGCCGACGCCCGCACCAAGCGGGACGGCCGGGTCATCGAGGCCATCGGGCAGTACCACCCGAAGTCCGACCCGAGCATCATCAAGGTCGACCCGGACCGCGTCGGTCACTGGCTCTCCGTCGGCGCCCAGCCGACCGAGCCGGTGCTCGCGATCCTCAAGGTGACCGGCGACTGGCAGAAGTTCAAGGGCCTGCCCGCTCCCCCGCCGATGAAGGTCGCGGCTCCCAAGCCCGACAAGCGGGAGATCTTCGCGGAGGCGGCCCGCGCCGCGGCCGCGGCGGACGACAAGCCCGCCACCACTCCGAAGAAGGCGAAGAAGTCGGCCGCTGCCGACGGTGCCGAGTCGGCGCCCGCCGAGTCCGCCGCGGGGCAGTAA
- a CDS encoding RNA-binding protein, whose protein sequence is MLEAALEHLVRGIVDYPDDVRVDLSSNRRGRTLEVRVHPDDLGKVIGRRGRTARALRTVMGGVGGRGLRIDVVDVDR, encoded by the coding sequence GTGCTGGAAGCGGCCCTCGAGCACCTCGTCCGTGGCATCGTCGACTATCCCGACGATGTCCGGGTGGATCTGTCGAGCAACCGGCGCGGCCGGACGCTGGAGGTCCGGGTGCACCCCGACGACCTCGGCAAGGTCATCGGCCGGCGCGGCCGGACGGCTCGGGCGTTGCGCACCGTGATGGGCGGTGTGGGCGGTCGCGGTCTGCGGATCGACGTCGTCGACGTGGACCGGTAG